One stretch of Pararhodobacter zhoushanensis DNA includes these proteins:
- a CDS encoding class I adenylate-forming enzyme family protein — protein sequence MRWLDELIDDTPGSDTAIIDHDGTTLSYEALRAEITQAAQRLTVQGVSPGDRVLIVAENCAQLAIAFLAAVRLRAWCIPVNARVTANELDAIRSHATPRVTLFTTDVSPDAQTHADRLGATPLAPGWTALTDSTVVPEPVFDTPARQVAAMVYTSGTTGAPKGVMLSHQSLVFNATVSARTRHFAPGDTLILTLPCTHIMALSTSLLAGLSGGATIRFLARFTVDAQLRALAEGGTVMSVVPQIFDQLLRKLDADNATLTAPGLRMIGCGGAPLDPALKARVESRFGLTLQNGYGLTEAGPGVTSTIYGPPRRDGSIGYVYPECAVQIDAPDGDGAGELLFRGPGVMLGYYRNPQATAEVMTETGYLRTGDLARIDPDGAVHLVGRKKELIVRSGFNIYPPEVEAALMSCPGVLQAAVAGRTHAGNEEVLAFVTTNGSTDTVTIAAHLRQHLAPYKQPQHITIVAAMPMTSAGKIRKPTLVEGFTP from the coding sequence ATGCGCTGGCTGGATGAACTGATCGACGACACGCCGGGCAGCGATACCGCGATCATCGACCATGATGGCACGACGCTGAGTTATGAAGCCCTTCGTGCCGAGATCACACAGGCCGCGCAACGCCTGACCGTACAGGGTGTCAGCCCCGGTGACCGCGTGTTGATCGTCGCGGAAAACTGCGCGCAACTGGCGATCGCCTTCTTGGCAGCCGTGCGCTTGCGAGCCTGGTGCATTCCGGTGAATGCGCGTGTGACCGCCAACGAGCTTGACGCCATTCGCAGCCATGCGACGCCCCGGGTCACGCTCTTTACCACCGACGTCTCCCCCGACGCACAAACCCATGCCGACCGTCTGGGCGCCACGCCGCTGGCGCCGGGCTGGACTGCACTTACCGACTCGACTGTCGTCCCCGAACCGGTTTTCGACACGCCTGCGCGGCAGGTTGCGGCAATGGTCTACACCTCAGGGACAACCGGGGCACCCAAGGGCGTGATGCTGTCGCACCAAAGCCTTGTCTTCAACGCGACCGTTTCTGCCCGCACCCGGCATTTTGCCCCCGGCGACACGCTGATCCTGACGTTGCCCTGTACGCACATCATGGCGCTGTCCACGTCACTGCTGGCGGGGCTGAGCGGTGGGGCGACGATCCGCTTTCTGGCCCGCTTTACCGTCGACGCACAGCTACGCGCTTTGGCTGAGGGCGGGACGGTCATGTCGGTCGTTCCGCAGATCTTTGACCAGCTGTTGCGCAAGCTGGACGCGGACAACGCCACCCTCACCGCCCCTGGCTTGAGAATGATCGGTTGCGGTGGCGCGCCTCTGGATCCTGCGTTGAAAGCCCGGGTGGAATCGCGCTTTGGCCTGACGTTGCAAAACGGCTATGGGCTGACCGAGGCCGGGCCGGGCGTAACCTCGACGATCTACGGACCGCCGCGCAGGGATGGCTCCATCGGTTACGTTTACCCGGAGTGCGCGGTGCAGATCGATGCGCCGGACGGAGATGGGGCAGGGGAGTTGCTCTTTCGCGGGCCGGGCGTGATGCTGGGTTACTACCGCAACCCGCAGGCGACGGCCGAGGTGATGACCGAGACCGGATACCTGCGCACCGGCGATCTGGCGCGGATAGACCCGGATGGCGCGGTGCATCTTGTCGGGCGGAAGAAAGAACTGATCGTCCGCTCTGGTTTCAACATCTACCCGCCCGAGGTCGAGGCAGCGCTGATGTCCTGTCCGGGCGTGCTGCAAGCCGCCGTGGCGGGGCGCACGCATGCGGGCAATGAAGAGGTGTTGGCCTTTGTCACGACCAATGGCTCGACCGACACCGTCACGATTGCGGCGCATTTGCGCCAGCACCTTGCGCCCTACAAACAACCCCAGCACATCACCATCGTTGCGGCGATGCCGATGACCTCGGCCGGAAAGATCCGCAAACCGACGCTGGTGGAAGGCTTCACGCCCTAG
- a CDS encoding PaaI family thioesterase, whose translation MPDDLSPYPSSARGFMGLIGARKTGYSDGYARFELDIGPHLLNPMGIPHGGVYASILDTTLGSSGCWEGNPDTFRPSVTLNLNVSYLAQPRGTRLICEARRVGGGKSIYFSEGEIHDETGVLVARASGTFKIITRR comes from the coding sequence ATGCCTGACGATCTCTCCCCCTACCCCAGCAGCGCCCGCGGTTTCATGGGCCTGATCGGCGCACGCAAGACCGGCTATTCCGACGGCTATGCACGCTTCGAGCTGGACATCGGCCCGCATCTGCTGAACCCGATGGGTATTCCGCACGGCGGCGTCTATGCCTCGATCCTTGACACCACACTGGGATCGTCCGGCTGCTGGGAGGGAAACCCCGACACATTCCGCCCCTCGGTCACGCTGAACCTGAACGTCAGCTATCTGGCACAACCGCGCGGCACGCGGCTGATTTGCGAGGCGCGGCGCGTCGGTGGCGGCAAGTCGATCTATTTCTCCGAGGGCGAGATCCACGATGAAACGGGGGTGCTGGTCGCCCGCGCCAGTGGCACCTTCAAGATCATCACCCGACGCTAG
- a CDS encoding IclR family transcriptional regulator: MTDPEDDPMDDASDPKFVVALSRGLALLRAFRPNEITLSNQSFASRTGLPKATVTRLTYTLCKLGYLVQAEPGGAYRLGPGVLTLGHGVLAGMELKDRAQLELADICRGDNPNVAAALGERFGQSVVYLATHRSPNSVSMIFHLGAQVPLFHSSIGRASLMGLSVDKQESLLDDALRRADVADHARLKNGLARAREDFARYGFCTSFGEWRKEINGIAAPVRPEQGQSQYALNVGGFGFLNPADTLIDQYAPRLLRAAQTLSLRPTPHA, translated from the coding sequence GTGACCGATCCTGAAGACGATCCGATGGACGACGCCAGCGACCCCAAGTTTGTCGTCGCCCTGTCGCGCGGGCTGGCCCTGCTGCGGGCCTTCCGCCCGAATGAGATCACGCTGTCCAACCAGAGCTTCGCCAGCCGCACCGGCCTGCCCAAAGCGACGGTGACGCGGCTGACCTACACGCTGTGCAAGCTGGGCTATCTGGTGCAAGCCGAACCGGGCGGCGCTTATCGGCTTGGCCCCGGCGTGCTGACACTGGGTCACGGCGTGCTTGCCGGGATGGAGCTGAAAGACCGCGCGCAACTGGAACTGGCCGACATCTGCCGCGGAGACAACCCCAACGTAGCCGCCGCCCTGGGGGAACGCTTTGGGCAGTCGGTGGTCTATCTGGCCACCCACCGTTCGCCGAATTCGGTATCGATGATCTTTCATCTGGGCGCGCAGGTGCCGCTGTTTCACAGTTCGATCGGACGTGCCAGCCTGATGGGATTGTCCGTGGACAAACAGGAGTCACTGCTCGACGACGCGCTGCGCCGCGCTGATGTCGCGGACCACGCGCGGCTGAAAAACGGGCTGGCCCGTGCACGCGAGGATTTCGCGCGCTATGGGTTCTGTACCTCGTTCGGGGAATGGCGCAAAGAGATCAACGGCATCGCTGCGCCCGTCCGCCCTGAGCAGGGGCAGTCGCAGTATGCGCTCAATGTTGGCGGGTTCGGGTTCCTCAACCCTGCGGACACCCTGATCGATCAATACGCGCCGCGCCTGTTGCGCGCGGCCCAGACCCTTAGCCTGAGACCCACGCCCCATGCCTGA
- a CDS encoding winged helix-turn-helix transcriptional regulator, producing MLGSREKDAARGCCPPAPEPSGPPATALLRALRVLGDPWTMLILKEAFNGTRRFSAFQRALNIPRQTLSLRLAHLCREQMMYRRFIGPGQATLDYAPTAKALDLQDAMYAIWLWHQANPGGADILPFDIVHKGCGHVIGATWRCSECRAPATSGTVAIHRTQPEQVEAEPRPRLARRNDASFTAATSQEAGTVAASLVGDLPCNEILYLLFQGPRHMLAIVQELALGTSVVRDRLDKLKELGLVAEVAQGRKLLYSVLPRAEGFYPLLLAIADWGDRWCNDGHPPPICASTPAVPSCARATPVTTAGSGSGART from the coding sequence GTGCTTGGGTCGCGCGAAAAGGATGCGGCCCGTGGATGTTGCCCCCCTGCCCCCGAACCCAGCGGCCCGCCCGCAACGGCTCTGCTCAGGGCGTTGCGGGTACTGGGCGATCCGTGGACGATGCTGATCCTGAAGGAAGCGTTCAACGGCACGCGCCGCTTCAGCGCGTTTCAGCGCGCGTTGAATATCCCCCGGCAGACCCTGTCCCTGCGGCTGGCGCATCTGTGCCGCGAGCAGATGATGTACCGCCGCTTCATCGGCCCCGGTCAGGCGACGCTGGATTATGCCCCCACCGCCAAGGCGCTGGACTTGCAGGACGCGATGTATGCGATCTGGCTGTGGCATCAGGCCAATCCCGGCGGCGCAGATATCCTGCCCTTCGATATCGTGCATAAAGGCTGCGGCCACGTCATCGGCGCGACATGGCGTTGCTCTGAGTGCCGCGCGCCAGCGACCAGCGGCACCGTCGCCATCCACCGTACCCAGCCCGAACAGGTCGAGGCCGAGCCGCGCCCGCGCCTTGCCCGGCGCAATGATGCCAGCTTTACCGCCGCCACGTCGCAAGAGGCGGGGACGGTGGCGGCCTCGCTGGTCGGCGATCTGCCCTGCAACGAGATCCTCTATCTGCTGTTTCAGGGCCCGCGCCACATGCTCGCCATCGTGCAGGAACTGGCACTGGGAACCAGTGTGGTGCGCGACAGGCTGGACAAGCTCAAGGAACTGGGACTGGTGGCCGAAGTGGCGCAGGGCCGCAAGCTGCTCTACTCGGTCCTGCCGCGCGCCGAAGGCTTCTACCCGCTGCTGCTGGCTATTGCCGATTGGGGCGACCGCTGGTGCAACGATGGCCACCCTCCCCCGATCTGCGCGTCCACGCCTGCGGTGCCATCTTGCGCGCGCGCTACGCCTGTGACCACTGCGGGGAGTGGGTCGGGCGCGAGAACCTGA
- a CDS encoding carotenoid oxygenase family protein, translated as MSHEPDLAVTTANVRMYAPDGTPPPDAPDWIWHYDHPYLHGAFAPTDIEYEAEDLEVEGEIPPDLNGAYVMNGPSQRFEPVNSKYHYYDGDAQLRAIYFRDGKATFKQKYLRNGAFLVEDKAGKAIWPGLAGPYDFRLPGSPIKDVSNTDVIFFNGNILSLWYMSGDPYKVDPLTLETVGRETLGGKLHHSVSAHSKTDPFTKEMFFFNYQDEPPYMSYGMANADGSLKFDIDIDLAGPRSPHDMGLTENYAILHDLPFYHDAELLKKHGRRIMGFHRDQPARFGLIDRFGRSTKVQWFEAEPCYILHIANSWEEGDWVHMIGCRQEDPMPVKDPADHHLASMMSYRRRTHILYRWSFNTRTGAVSEGAMDDRNTEFPTVNANAVGHKTRYSFNQLIPIPQEGSLEGRCQTFNGMVRYDLETGATQEYSYGEGVYGSEAPVAPARGAGKDGKAYPVTFITDSNDWSSACLIFDADDITKPIAKVKIPRRITIGFHTTWIDGADIWRD; from the coding sequence ATGTCCCACGAGCCCGATCTCGCCGTCACCACCGCGAATGTGCGCATGTACGCTCCTGATGGCACCCCGCCGCCCGATGCGCCCGACTGGATCTGGCACTATGACCACCCCTACCTGCACGGCGCCTTCGCCCCGACGGACATCGAGTACGAGGCCGAGGATCTTGAGGTCGAGGGCGAAATTCCTCCCGATCTGAACGGCGCCTATGTGATGAACGGCCCCTCGCAGCGGTTCGAGCCGGTCAACAGCAAGTACCACTACTACGATGGCGACGCGCAGCTGCGGGCGATCTACTTTCGCGACGGCAAGGCGACGTTCAAACAGAAATACCTGCGCAACGGCGCGTTTCTGGTTGAAGACAAGGCGGGCAAGGCGATCTGGCCGGGGCTGGCGGGGCCCTATGATTTCCGCCTGCCCGGCTCGCCGATCAAGGACGTTTCGAACACCGATGTGATCTTTTTCAACGGCAACATCCTGTCGCTTTGGTACATGTCCGGCGATCCCTACAAGGTCGATCCGCTGACGCTGGAAACCGTGGGGCGCGAGACGCTGGGCGGCAAGCTGCACCATTCGGTGTCGGCGCATTCAAAGACTGACCCGTTCACCAAAGAGATGTTCTTCTTCAACTATCAGGACGAGCCGCCCTATATGTCCTATGGAATGGCCAATGCCGATGGCTCGCTGAAGTTCGATATCGACATTGACCTGGCCGGGCCACGTTCGCCGCATGACATGGGCCTGACCGAGAATTACGCGATCCTGCACGATCTGCCCTTCTACCATGACGCCGAGCTGCTGAAGAAACACGGTCGCCGGATCATGGGCTTTCACCGCGACCAGCCTGCGCGCTTTGGCCTGATCGACCGCTTTGGCCGCTCGACCAAAGTGCAGTGGTTCGAGGCCGAGCCATGCTACATCCTGCACATCGCCAACAGCTGGGAAGAGGGCGACTGGGTCCACATGATCGGCTGCCGTCAGGAAGATCCCATGCCAGTGAAAGACCCCGCCGACCATCACCTTGCGTCGATGATGTCCTACCGTCGCCGCACGCATATCCTGTACCGCTGGAGCTTTAACACCAGAACCGGCGCCGTGAGCGAAGGCGCGATGGACGACCGCAACACCGAATTCCCGACCGTCAACGCCAACGCTGTCGGCCACAAGACGCGCTACTCCTTCAACCAGCTGATCCCGATTCCGCAGGAAGGCTCGCTTGAGGGCCGTTGCCAGACCTTCAACGGCATGGTGCGCTATGACCTCGAAACCGGGGCGACGCAGGAATACAGCTATGGCGAGGGGGTCTATGGGTCCGAAGCGCCGGTTGCGCCGGCACGGGGTGCTGGCAAAGACGGCAAGGCGTATCCGGTGACCTTCATAACCGATTCCAACGACTGGTCCTCGGCCTGTCTGATCTTCGACGCTGATGACATCACCAAACCCATTGCCAAGGTAAAGATCCCCCGCCGCATCACCATCGGGTTCCACACAACATGGATCGACGGGGCTGACATCTGGCGTGACTGA
- a CDS encoding alpha/beta fold hydrolase — MRGKVAAWAAREGIDALAASIADGMLSTARRDDANLRGAILRMAQGQGIATFTAHQTALAARPDQTASLHSIACPVLVLTGAEDTVTPPDAGRAVAEGVADGHFVLLDGIGHMPVLERPDLVAQHIRAFLTTRLPQEERAQ, encoded by the coding sequence GTGCGCGGCAAGGTCGCCGCCTGGGCCGCACGCGAGGGGATCGACGCGCTGGCGGCATCCATCGCGGATGGCATGCTCTCAACCGCCCGGCGTGACGACGCAAACCTGCGCGGGGCGATCCTGCGGATGGCGCAGGGGCAGGGGATCGCCACCTTCACCGCGCATCAGACCGCGCTCGCCGCGCGCCCCGACCAAACCGCCTCGCTGCACAGTATCGCCTGTCCCGTTCTGGTGCTCACCGGGGCCGAGGATACCGTCACCCCGCCCGACGCCGGGCGCGCGGTGGCCGAGGGCGTGGCCGATGGCCATTTCGTCTTGCTCGACGGGATCGGCCATATGCCGGTGCTCGAGCGCCCCGATCTTGTGGCGCAGCACATCCGCGCCTTTCTCACGACCCGACTGCCGCAGGAGGAACGCGCGCAATGA
- a CDS encoding NAD(P)H-dependent flavin oxidoreductase yields MTLKDRLAALRVPAFAAPMFLVSNPDLVVACCKAGIVGSFPAPNLRTSEELGVWLGEIRSRVSDADAPWALNLVTHSTSPRLPGDLAQVAAHQPPIVITALGSPKPVIPTVHAYGGLVFADVISVELARKAADAGADGLVLVCSGAGGHTGDLSPMVFVERVRQFFDGYIALAGAINTGDALLAAQVLGADFGYLGTTFLAAEENTASAEYRQMCIDCSATDLLVSRAFTGARASMLKPSMVAKGLDPAELEFKVAKLNFTGRKDEAVKPWSGIWGAGQGVGRIERVEPAAVIIDRLVAEYDAARARTRELCA; encoded by the coding sequence ATGACTTTGAAAGACCGGCTCGCCGCGCTGCGTGTTCCCGCTTTCGCGGCCCCGATGTTTCTGGTTTCCAACCCCGATCTGGTGGTCGCCTGCTGCAAGGCGGGCATCGTCGGCAGCTTTCCGGCCCCCAACCTGCGCACCAGCGAAGAGCTGGGCGTCTGGTTGGGCGAGATCCGCAGCCGCGTGAGCGATGCCGACGCGCCTTGGGCGCTGAACCTTGTCACCCATTCCACCAGCCCCCGCCTGCCGGGCGATCTGGCGCAGGTCGCCGCCCACCAGCCGCCCATCGTCATCACCGCCCTGGGCAGCCCCAAGCCGGTGATCCCCACGGTTCACGCCTATGGCGGGCTTGTCTTTGCCGATGTCATCTCGGTCGAGCTGGCGCGCAAGGCGGCGGATGCGGGGGCGGACGGGCTGGTGCTGGTCTGTTCCGGGGCAGGGGGCCACACCGGCGATCTCAGCCCGATGGTGTTTGTCGAACGGGTGCGGCAGTTCTTTGATGGCTACATCGCGCTGGCAGGGGCGATCAACACCGGCGACGCGCTGCTGGCGGCGCAGGTCCTGGGCGCTGATTTCGGTTATCTGGGCACGACGTTTCTGGCGGCAGAGGAAAACACCGCGTCCGCTGAGTATCGCCAGATGTGCATCGACTGTTCGGCAACTGACCTTCTGGTCTCACGCGCCTTCACCGGCGCGCGCGCCTCGATGCTCAAGCCGTCGATGGTCGCCAAGGGGCTGGACCCGGCCGAACTGGAGTTCAAGGTCGCCAAGCTGAACTTCACCGGCCGCAAGGACGAGGCGGTCAAGCCGTGGTCCGGCATCTGGGGCGCGGGGCAGGGGGTTGGCCGCATCGAACGCGTCGAGCCCGCCGCCGTCATCATCGACCGGCTGGTCGCGGAATATGACGCCGCGCGCGCCCGCACGCGGGAGCTGTGCGCATGA
- a CDS encoding class I adenylate-forming enzyme family protein → MSVFSAADRARFRAEGHWGDVTLPAMFAATCARVPDRLGLVDAPNRAEIFEGAPKRLTYAQMQVEVDRYAAILQARGIGPGSLVATQLPNIAELVLLYLAISQVGAVLSPISMAYRSAELRDLSQVAEFDAYISVGQLRGQAFYAERLDALPDHVQRLGLGEGLPEGVFRLDTADAGDSAPVPLDADDLYAVFWTSGTEGIPKAVPKTHNNLMSSSLGAWRLLGLPDGANVLAPFPFVNAAAVGGLMMCWMRTAGAMILHHPFDVTVFLTQLKTEDITYTMVAPTVLVYLREQAQDPDLHPALNRLQAIGTGSAPPDPEVFVFFQDRFAIPVVNFFGSNEGAQMCSSQERIPDPRQRASFFPRDGDEAWKPALRTANGGTFKLVDPATGATVSEPGALGEMYIQGPTLLPGYYSRNGIDRSKFTADGYLPTGDLFQISDCGSLIRFHARSRELIVRGGMKISPVELDNVLSALPGVREVAVAAYADPQMGEKVCLFAVMTPGHTLDLPAVTAFCDRAGLAKFKWPERLVLRDALPRTPLAKLDRKVLAKWLAQQGDIHA, encoded by the coding sequence ATGAGCGTCTTTTCCGCCGCCGACCGCGCACGCTTCCGGGCCGAGGGGCATTGGGGCGACGTGACCCTGCCCGCGATGTTCGCGGCCACCTGCGCGCGGGTGCCTGACCGACTGGGGCTGGTCGATGCCCCCAACCGCGCCGAGATCTTCGAGGGCGCGCCCAAGCGCCTGACCTACGCGCAGATGCAGGTTGAGGTCGACCGCTATGCCGCCATCCTGCAGGCGCGCGGTATCGGCCCCGGCTCGCTGGTGGCGACGCAGTTGCCCAATATCGCTGAACTGGTGCTGCTCTATCTGGCGATCTCGCAGGTCGGCGCGGTGCTCAGTCCGATCTCGATGGCCTACCGGTCCGCCGAACTGCGCGACCTGTCGCAGGTTGCCGAATTCGATGCCTATATCTCGGTCGGCCAGCTGCGCGGTCAGGCATTTTACGCCGAGCGTCTGGATGCGCTGCCCGATCATGTGCAGCGGTTGGGTTTGGGCGAGGGCTTGCCCGAGGGCGTCTTCCGGCTGGACACGGCAGACGCGGGCGATTCCGCCCCGGTGCCGCTGGATGCCGATGACCTCTACGCCGTCTTCTGGACCTCGGGCACCGAGGGCATCCCGAAAGCGGTTCCCAAGACCCATAACAACCTGATGTCCAGTTCCTTGGGTGCTTGGCGGCTGCTGGGTCTGCCCGACGGGGCCAATGTGCTGGCGCCGTTCCCCTTTGTGAATGCCGCGGCTGTCGGCGGTCTGATGATGTGCTGGATGCGCACGGCGGGTGCCATGATCCTGCATCATCCGTTCGATGTGACCGTCTTCCTGACCCAGCTGAAGACCGAAGACATCACCTACACGATGGTCGCGCCCACCGTGCTGGTCTATCTGCGCGAGCAGGCGCAAGACCCCGATCTGCACCCGGCGCTGAACCGGCTGCAGGCCATCGGCACCGGCTCGGCCCCGCCCGATCCTGAGGTTTTCGTATTCTTTCAGGACCGCTTTGCCATTCCGGTGGTCAATTTCTTTGGCTCGAACGAGGGTGCGCAGATGTGTTCCTCGCAAGAGCGCATCCCCGATCCCCGCCAGCGCGCCAGCTTCTTTCCGCGCGACGGGGATGAGGCATGGAAGCCCGCGCTGCGCACCGCCAATGGCGGCACGTTCAAGCTGGTCGATCCGGCGACAGGCGCTACGGTCAGCGAGCCGGGAGCCTTGGGTGAGATGTATATTCAGGGGCCGACCCTGCTGCCCGGCTACTATTCTCGCAATGGCATCGACCGCAGCAAGTTCACCGCCGATGGCTACCTGCCCACCGGCGATCTGTTCCAGATCTCGGATTGTGGCTCGCTGATCCGCTTCCACGCCCGTTCGCGTGAGCTGATCGTGCGCGGCGGGATGAAGATTTCGCCGGTCGAGCTGGACAACGTGCTGTCGGCACTCCCCGGCGTGCGCGAGGTGGCCGTCGCCGCCTACGCTGACCCGCAGATGGGCGAAAAGGTCTGCCTGTTCGCGGTGATGACCCCCGGTCACACGCTGGACCTGCCCGCCGTGACCGCGTTTTGCGACCGCGCCGGGCTGGCCAAGTTCAAATGGCCCGAAAGGCTGGTATTGCGCGACGCCCTGCCGCGCACGCCGCTGGCCAAACTCGACCGCAAGGTGCTGGCCAAGTGGCTGGCGCAACAAGGAGACATCCATGCCTGA
- a CDS encoding acetyl-CoA acetyltransferase — MPEPVYILGGAQTDFARNWAREGLGIDAMMRETLFEGLQNARLEPRDLQSVHVGNFVAELFCGQGQLGGMIASLHPDLSGIPTQRHEAACASGSMAMLAAAAEIEAGRYDLVAVLGVEYMRNVPGQRAAEHLGAAAWAGKEWTDATYVWPAAFADLIEAYSEKYGRVTYDHLGEIARINYANGKRNPYAQTRKWEFTEASFKEDDTANPVIEGRVRRNDCGQVTDGAAVVFLASASRAAEYAKERGLKLSDLAKIDGWGHRTAPMMLSEKLAESRNDRFVLPQVNKAIRESFTRAGIDSPFQLDAIETHDCFAMTEYAAIDSYEITAPGESWKAVEEGVIAPGGRLPINPSGGLIGLGHPVGATGVRMMLDGYKQVTGQAGECQVEGAQRVGLLNIGGSTTTIASFVVGRGA; from the coding sequence ATGCCTGAGCCCGTCTACATCCTTGGGGGAGCGCAAACCGACTTTGCCCGCAACTGGGCCCGCGAAGGGTTGGGCATCGACGCGATGATGCGCGAGACGCTGTTCGAAGGGCTGCAAAACGCCCGTCTGGAACCGCGCGATCTGCAATCGGTGCATGTCGGCAACTTCGTGGCCGAGCTGTTCTGCGGGCAAGGGCAACTGGGCGGTATGATCGCCTCGCTGCACCCCGATCTTTCGGGCATTCCCACCCAGCGGCATGAGGCCGCCTGCGCCTCGGGCTCGATGGCGATGCTGGCGGCGGCGGCGGAAATCGAGGCCGGGCGTTATGATCTGGTCGCGGTGCTGGGCGTCGAATACATGCGCAACGTGCCCGGCCAGCGCGCCGCCGAGCATCTGGGCGCGGCGGCATGGGCCGGCAAGGAATGGACTGACGCGACCTATGTCTGGCCCGCCGCCTTCGCCGATCTGATCGAGGCCTATTCCGAGAAATACGGCCGCGTGACCTATGACCATCTGGGCGAGATCGCGCGCATCAACTACGCCAACGGCAAGCGCAATCCCTATGCCCAGACCCGCAAATGGGAATTCACCGAGGCCAGCTTCAAGGAAGACGACACCGCCAACCCGGTGATCGAAGGCCGCGTGCGCCGCAACGATTGCGGGCAGGTGACGGATGGGGCGGCGGTGGTGTTTCTGGCCTCGGCCAGCCGCGCGGCAGAATACGCCAAAGAGCGCGGGCTGAAACTGTCCGACCTTGCGAAAATCGACGGCTGGGGCCACCGCACCGCGCCGATGATGCTGTCCGAAAAGCTGGCGGAAAGCCGCAATGACCGCTTTGTGCTGCCGCAGGTGAACAAGGCGATCCGCGAAAGTTTCACGCGGGCGGGTATCGATAGCCCGTTCCAGCTGGACGCGATTGAGACCCATGATTGCTTTGCGATGACCGAATATGCGGCCATCGACAGCTATGAAATCACCGCCCCCGGCGAAAGCTGGAAAGCGGTTGAAGAGGGCGTCATCGCGCCCGGCGGTCGGCTGCCGATCAACCCCTCGGGCGGGTTGATCGGGCTGGGGCACCCGGTCGGTGCGACCGGGGTGCGGATGATGCTCGACGGCTACAAGCAGGTCACCGGCCAGGCAGGGGAGTGTCAGGTCGAGGGCGCGCAGCGCGTCGGGCTGCTGAATATCGGCGGATCAACCACCACCATCGCGTCGTTCGTCGTGGGACGGGGAGCATAA
- a CDS encoding TRAP transporter substrate-binding protein, which yields MLKKNLTGAAAGVALGLMGSVAGARDLAFAVFVPAASPSVQSIYQPWVDWFNAEAAADDVEITLYAGGTLGRNPLAQAQMVADGVADLALTVPSYTPGVFPDFDMFELPGFANNTREGSLAALELHQEGLLHGYENYYVAAMYTSGAYMIHTREPIESVSNLNGTRLRVAGQIQTAVVEALGGVPQNMSAGEMAENIDRGLIDGAMTDASVARTFRVADVAPNHYDANLGVLVFTIVMNRGVYDSLPDRVKDLLAQSGQFIADRQIESYGPAIETNMQAWEADAAHTLVIPTDAERAEIAARVQPVIDQVAAAATPGLIEAYEAKLEDIRSR from the coding sequence ATGTTGAAGAAAAACCTGACCGGCGCTGCCGCCGGAGTGGCGCTTGGCCTTATGGGCTCGGTTGCCGGGGCCCGCGATCTGGCCTTTGCCGTGTTCGTCCCCGCCGCCTCGCCCAGCGTGCAAAGCATCTACCAGCCGTGGGTTGACTGGTTCAATGCCGAGGCTGCTGCCGATGACGTCGAGATCACCCTCTACGCAGGCGGCACGCTGGGGCGCAACCCGCTGGCGCAGGCGCAGATGGTCGCCGATGGCGTCGCCGATCTGGCGCTGACCGTGCCGTCCTACACGCCGGGCGTGTTCCCCGATTTCGACATGTTCGAACTGCCGGGCTTTGCCAACAACACCCGCGAAGGCTCGCTGGCCGCTCTGGAGCTGCACCAAGAGGGGCTGCTTCACGGGTATGAGAATTACTACGTCGCCGCGATGTACACCTCGGGCGCGTATATGATCCACACCCGCGAGCCGATCGAGAGCGTCAGCAACCTGAACGGCACCCGCCTGCGCGTCGCGGGTCAGATCCAGACGGCGGTGGTCGAAGCCCTCGGCGGCGTGCCACAAAACATGAGCGCCGGTGAGATGGCCGAGAACATCGACCGGGGCCTGATTGACGGCGCGATGACCGATGCCTCGGTCGCCCGCACCTTCCGCGTCGCCGATGTGGCGCCGAACCACTATGACGCCAATCTGGGCGTGCTGGTCTTCACCATCGTGATGAACCGGGGCGTCTATGACTCGCTGCCCGACCGCGTCAAGGATCTGCTGGCGCAAAGCGGCCAGTTCATCGCCGACCGCCAGATCGAGAGCTATGGTCCGGCGATCGAGACCAACATGCAGGCGTGGGAAGCCGACGCGGCGCATACGCTGGTGATCCCCACCGACGCCGAGCGGGCCGAGATTGCTGCCCGCGTGCAGCCGGTCATCGATCAGGTTGCCGCCGCTGCGACCCCCGGTCTGATCGAAGCGTATGAGGCCAAGCTGGAAGACATCCGCAGCCGCTGA